The DNA region GCCGGGCTGTGGATGCTTTTCCTGGGATGGATCATCGTGGGCGCCAGCGACTGTTGGATCGCGACCGCCTTCTCCTACGTGGCCGACACCACCGCGCCGGACATCCGCACACGGTTCTTTGCCTTCCTTACCGCGGGGATCGCTTCGGCCTTCGTGGTCGGCCCGGCCACCAGCGGGCTGTTCTCGGCAGTCGGCCCGACCGCACCGCTGTTCGTCTTGCTCACGCTGATATCCGGCGCACTGATCTGGGGTTACCGCGCAATGCCGGAGAGTCTGCCTCCCGCGCAGCGAGCCACCACACTGTCGGCTGCTCACATGAACCCGCTGTCGCAACTGCGTGACGTCCTGCGCTTCCCGCAACTGCGTCTGTTGCTCCTGGCCTATCTGCTGTTCTGGCCGGCGGTGATTGCGCTGTCGTCGAACATGCCGACGATGTTGACCGACCTCGCCGGCTGGGGCGCCGAGCGGATCGCGACGGTGTTGATGGTCTATGGGGCGCTGGTGGTCTCCATGCAGCTCGGCGTCGTCCCGGTACTGGCACGCCGTTACCGGGAGATCAACCTGGCGATCGTCGGCGCGATCCTGTCCGTCGTCGCCTTTGCCGCACTCGCGACCGTTCCCGCCACCCACGCGGCGCCGCTGGTCTACCTGGCGGTGGGGATATTCGGCCTGGGCCAGCCGCTGGTGCAAACCGGCATGGTCGCCACGATGTCCAAGAGCATGGATGCCGGTATTCAGGGCCGCGTCCAAGGGGCCATCGCCGCCACGATGGCTCTCGCCCAAGTGGTCGGCCCCGTGATCATCGGCGGGCTCTATCAGGCGGCTGGGCCGACGATCCCGTACCTCGTCGTCGCAGGACTGATCACGGTTTCGATCGCACTGATGGTCCTGGCGAGTCCGCGTCTGAAACATCTTGGCGCCCATCCGCCGGCCGTGGTCGCCGAGCCGGCGACATGACCGGCAGCACCATCGACCAGAAAGCAGCACAGATGATCACCGTGACCGCACCGACGAGCACCGTCGGCCGGCAGGTCGTCGACCGCCTCGTCAGCCATACAGTGCCGGTGCGCGTGGTGGCACGCCACCCCGACCGACTCGACAGCCGGGTGCGTGACCAGGTTCAGGTCGTCGAGGGATCACACGCCGACCCCGAGGTGGTCGCATCCGCCTTCGACGGAGCCGACGCGGTGTTCTGGCTCGTGCCGCCCGACCCGCACGCGGACGACGTCACTGCTGCCTACGTGGACTTCACGAGGCCTGCAGCGCAAGCCTTTCGAACGTACAACGTGGACCGCGTGGTCGGCGTCTCCGCGCTGGGGCGCGGCGGCCCCGCCAACTCGGGTCTGGTCGCCGCCTCGCTGGCGATGGACGACCTGATCGCGGACTCGGGGGTGAACTACCGCGCGCTGGCGATGCCTTCGTTCATGGACAACCTGCTGCGCCAGGCCGACGCCATCAAGAACCGCGGAGTGTTCTTCCAGCCGATCGACGGTGACCGCCCGATGCCCACCTGCGCCACCCGCGACATCGCCGACGCCGCGGTCACCCTGCTGCTCGACGAGTCGTGGACCGGGGTGGCAGAGGTCCCGGTGCTGGGCCCAGAGGACCTGTCCTTCACCGAGATGGCCGAGATCATGTCCGAGGTCCTGGGATGGCCGGTCCGATTCCAGCGCATCGACAACGCCGCGTACCAGGCCCAGCTGGTGAACAACGGGATGTCCGAGGCCATGGCCCAGGGCATGCTCGACATGCACATCGCCAAGAACGACGGACTCGACAACGCCGAGCCACGCACCCCCGAGGCATCGACACCCACCACCTTCCGGCAATGGTGTGAGAGCGTTCTCGTCCCCGCCCTGGCATGACCGAAGCCCTCCCTGAGCGGCAGCGGTGAATGACGTGACACACATCGTGTTTCCGGAATCGCCCACGGAAACATCGGTGTCGCAGTTGAACTCGCGTACGACGGCGAAGCCGGTGCGTTCCGGTTGTCGAGGCCGGGGCGACGTCGGCAGCCACGTATACTCATCGTTGATCATCGAGCAAAGAGAGGGGTCGATGACCGTGCCCGGCCGCTCGTCAGAAGTTGTCGCCCCACGGCGAGGCCGGGGCCGACGTCCCGCTGCCGAAGTTCGCCGAGCGGTGCTCGATGCGACCGTCCATCTGCTCTACACCGATGGCCTGACGGCCGTCACCTTCGAGCGGGTGGCCGCCGCCGCCGGTGCCAGCAAGGTCACGCTCTACAAATGGTGGCCCTCACCGGCGGTGCTGGCGTTCGAGGCTTACCACGCTGACGTCCGCCCCGTGCTCGCGTTCCCCGACACAGGCGAATTCCTCAGCGATCTCAGGACACAGATGCACGCGTTCGTGCGGACCCTGATGGAGCGGCCGGTAGCGGGTGGCCGAACCCGCGGCCAGGTGATCGCCGAGATGGTCGGGGCCGCTCAAGCCGACGAGACCTTCGCACGCGCCTTTCACGAGTATTACACCCACCCGCGGCAACGGTTGACGATCGAGCGCTTCGAGCAGGCCCGGCGACACGATCAGATTCCCGACCACATCGACCTACCAAGTCTGGCCGACCAGTTGTGGGGCGCGTGCTACCACCGCGTGATGCTGTTCGGCGAGTCGCTCGACAACGCCTACGTAGACACATTGATCCGTAACCTGTTCGGCGACAACCTGTCCGAGTAGCCGGTTGCGTGGCACTTGGGAGTTTCAGACCCCGGCCGGGACCTTCGCGCCGGTGCGCATCTGCCGGCGCAGCGTGTCGAACTCCGAGATCGTGCGCGTGGATACCGTGGCCACCGGCCGGGCGTCGCGCCCGGTGGCTTCGGTCTTGGACACCATCACCACGCTGTCGATGTAGGGCTGGATCGTCGTCGCGTTCTGCACGGTCGCGACGATCACCAGCTGGAATCCGAACTTGCGGAACGCCGAGAGCGCCTGCTGGGCGAACTGCGGATCGGACTTGGAGAACGCCTCGTCGAGCATCAGCTGGGCGAACACCGGCCGGTTATCGGTATCCCCAGGTGCGGCGAGATTGAAGCTCAGCGCGCCGGCCAGGCAGAACGCCATCAACTTCTCCTGCTCGCCACCGGAGTTGTCCCCGGCGTTGCTGTGCGTGCGGATCAAATCGCCGCTGCTGACATCCCATTCGGCGCAATCGAAGGTGAAACGGTTACGCACATCGAGCGCATCGCGCGTCCACGCCCTGTCCTCCGGCGCCGTCGACGCCAACCGGTTGCGCAGCCGCAGGATGTCGGCGTACTGGTCCAGGATTGCCTGCTTGTCGCCCAGCCCGACCTCGGCGATGCGCCGCGAGATCGCCCGCACGATCTCGGTCAGCTCCGACACCGCGGCCAGCGCCCGCGGCGTGGCACGCAGCGTCAGGCGGGTACCACGGTTGAACTCCACCGCACCCAGGCCGGTGTTGACCCGTTCGATCTGCTCGCTGATGCGCCGCGCCTCCTGCTCGGCGACGCGGTGCAACGTCAGGATGGCGTCCGGTGCCTGCTCGGTGACCAACCGCATCATCCGCTCGTAGGCCTCGGGCAGTTCCCGTTCGTCGATGTGCCGGCACAGCGCGACATAGTCGTGCACACGCTCATCGAAATTGTCCGAGTTGTTCGGCACGGCATCCGGGAACGCGGTATCGAACGTGTTGAGGATGCGCGCCAACTCGTCGTAGGAGCGCCGCCGGCTCTCCCGCAGCTGCTCGCGCTCCTTCTTGATCGCGGTGAACAGCGCGTCGCGATGTGGTTCGGGCTCGAGCAACTCCAGGGTCACCGGGACCTGGTCGGAGTAGCGGTGCAGCAACTCGGTCAGCGGTTCGGACACGAAAGCCGGCGAGAGCCGCTCCTGTAGCTCCAGCAGCCGGGTGCGCCGGGAGTCCAAGTCGTCGCGGCGGGTCTGGATCGCACCGCGCCGGGTCATGAGTTTCTGGATCTGTGACCAGCATTCGTCGGCTCGGGCATTGAGCGCCTCGATGTCGGGATTGTCGGCCAGCAGCAGCTCGTACTGCTCGCGCAACCGGTCGGCATGCCCGTCGGCGGTCTCGATGTCGATCTGGCTCCACTGTCCGAACTGCTCGCAGATCGCCTTGCACGCTGCGGCCCGGTCCCGCCACCGCTGACGCTGCGCGGTGATGTCGTCGGCGGTGCGCCGCGCCGTCTGGTAGGTCTGTTCGGCCGCGGCCAGATCGACGGTCAGGGCGTTGATCTTGGCCGAAACATCACCCTGGTACAGGTATTCGGACTGCCGCAGCGGTCGCCGGTCGTCCTTGACCGCCACCCGGTCGGAATCTTTGTACAGGCCGGTGTCGGTGACCGCCCGGCGGAATCGGGCGAACACGTCGGGGGTGTCGACGCAGACGTGGTCCCCGGCAGTGGCGATGATGGCTACGGCCTCGGCAGCGCACGGGTGCTCCGGATCGACCGGAAAGAGTTTACCGGCCAACGTGTTCGGCTCAGGATCGCCCGGGGTGCTGCCGTAGGTGCTGGTCCGCACGTGGTGCAGCGCCAGCCGTCCGCGCATGTTCGTCTCGTTGACGAACCGCAACACCGCGGCCCAGTGCTGATCAGGCACCAGCAGCCGCAGGCCCGGCCCGCGCAGCACCTTCTCCACCGCGGTGCGCCACCGGGTCTGGTCGGCGCGCAGGTCCATCAGCTCGGCCACATAGGGCAGCGCGCCGGTATCCACACCGACTGCGGCGCAGATGTGTTCACGCATCGCCAGCGCGAACTCCGGTAACGCCGAACCGACACGCTCGACA from Mycobacterium sp. SMC-4 includes:
- a CDS encoding MFS transporter; this encodes MSTYYVALLGPILPAVAGPLGGDAMAIGLLFSTYSLAQFLTAPVLGALGDRYGRRTVLMFSLVSALIGFSIFTVGAVTGAGLWMLFLGWIIVGASDCWIATAFSYVADTTAPDIRTRFFAFLTAGIASAFVVGPATSGLFSAVGPTAPLFVLLTLISGALIWGYRAMPESLPPAQRATTLSAAHMNPLSQLRDVLRFPQLRLLLLAYLLFWPAVIALSSNMPTMLTDLAGWGAERIATVLMVYGALVVSMQLGVVPVLARRYREINLAIVGAILSVVAFAALATVPATHAAPLVYLAVGIFGLGQPLVQTGMVATMSKSMDAGIQGRVQGAIAATMALAQVVGPVIIGGLYQAAGPTIPYLVVAGLITVSIALMVLASPRLKHLGAHPPAVVAEPAT
- a CDS encoding NAD(P)H-binding protein → MTGSTIDQKAAQMITVTAPTSTVGRQVVDRLVSHTVPVRVVARHPDRLDSRVRDQVQVVEGSHADPEVVASAFDGADAVFWLVPPDPHADDVTAAYVDFTRPAAQAFRTYNVDRVVGVSALGRGGPANSGLVAASLAMDDLIADSGVNYRALAMPSFMDNLLRQADAIKNRGVFFQPIDGDRPMPTCATRDIADAAVTLLLDESWTGVAEVPVLGPEDLSFTEMAEIMSEVLGWPVRFQRIDNAAYQAQLVNNGMSEAMAQGMLDMHIAKNDGLDNAEPRTPEASTPTTFRQWCESVLVPALA
- a CDS encoding TetR/AcrR family transcriptional regulator — its product is MTVPGRSSEVVAPRRGRGRRPAAEVRRAVLDATVHLLYTDGLTAVTFERVAAAAGASKVTLYKWWPSPAVLAFEAYHADVRPVLAFPDTGEFLSDLRTQMHAFVRTLMERPVAGGRTRGQVIAEMVGAAQADETFARAFHEYYTHPRQRLTIERFEQARRHDQIPDHIDLPSLADQLWGACYHRVMLFGESLDNAYVDTLIRNLFGDNLSE
- a CDS encoding ATP-binding protein, which codes for MPEQFHLSRLQVINWGVFDGYHSIPFSVGGALIAGASGSGKSSLLDAISLGFLPFNRRNFNASGDNTAAGSSAGRRTVDKYVRGAWGQRSDGGTSRVMYLRGEGTAWSAVAVTYSSDSGRTVTGLVLKWLTGESRNDSSSRFALGDGDLDIEDVCNRWAAGRFDAGVFKDTRGQGDGWRFTTKVESQYLAQLYATIGIRASDAAQQLLGKAKSLKSVGGLEQFVREFMLDEPDSLARLPEALKQIDPLVEARELLAVAQRKRKILGDIEKIQQRYASESSDLGIIDLVDAPMVRAFTDHVRVAQCPAQIAQLDSTVEQLDNEYEDVTRSLNLAKAEADSLNAQISGNSASLGPLQSQVTAAETAAEQVSRRRAAYEDMLTAQGLDIPDTADEFWNLREQLLGEATELLAWVERQREASTDAEYAQKAARIARDDAAKELKRVERVGSALPEFALAMREHICAAVGVDTGALPYVAELMDLRADQTRWRTAVEKVLRGPGLRLLVPDQHWAAVLRFVNETNMRGRLALHHVRTSTYGSTPGDPEPNTLAGKLFPVDPEHPCAAEAVAIIATAGDHVCVDTPDVFARFRRAVTDTGLYKDSDRVAVKDDRRPLRQSEYLYQGDVSAKINALTVDLAAAEQTYQTARRTADDITAQRQRWRDRAAACKAICEQFGQWSQIDIETADGHADRLREQYELLLADNPDIEALNARADECWSQIQKLMTRRGAIQTRRDDLDSRRTRLLELQERLSPAFVSEPLTELLHRYSDQVPVTLELLEPEPHRDALFTAIKKEREQLRESRRRSYDELARILNTFDTAFPDAVPNNSDNFDERVHDYVALCRHIDERELPEAYERMMRLVTEQAPDAILTLHRVAEQEARRISEQIERVNTGLGAVEFNRGTRLTLRATPRALAAVSELTEIVRAISRRIAEVGLGDKQAILDQYADILRLRNRLASTAPEDRAWTRDALDVRNRFTFDCAEWDVSSGDLIRTHSNAGDNSGGEQEKLMAFCLAGALSFNLAAPGDTDNRPVFAQLMLDEAFSKSDPQFAQQALSAFRKFGFQLVIVATVQNATTIQPYIDSVVMVSKTEATGRDARPVATVSTRTISEFDTLRRQMRTGAKVPAGV